From one Sebastes umbrosus isolate fSebUmb1 unplaced genomic scaffold, fSebUmb1.pri S35, whole genome shotgun sequence genomic stretch:
- the LOC119484172 gene encoding uncharacterized protein LOC119484172: protein MEIQEPNIQAIFRMLPLLKSCDYTGIVISDHSPVSMKLNFTDNIPSRRVWRLNPSLLADKEFESFMSKQIDFFLEINQTPDISKHTLWEAMKAFLRGQIISYNANVNKKRVERTNQLISRINAVDREHSQNPHTNLYMERVALQTELDILTTGSEEELYLKSRQREYEYGERASKLLSHQLRQATEAGYIAEIETPHGITTNQLDINNQFKKFYVDLYTSESCGGAETETFLNNLELSPISEKEKKNLEQPISAREIELAIIGMKSGKAPGPDGFPIDFYKKFALKLVPILRDVFAEVLEKKLLPPTMTQAIISVLHKKDKDRLKCDSYRPISLLSNDYKILTKALALRLDSVIHSIIHPDQSGFISGRQLSGNLRRLFNILYSPNGPPLPEVLISLDAHKAFDRIEYEYLFAVLKKFGFGPTFCSWIRVIYTSPKACIRTNKIISDYFPLYRGTRQGCPLSPLLFNIAIEPLALAIRQEVNLMGINRGGHTHKVSLYADDLILYISEPETSIPKALDIIFKFGKISATTGDHADDDLKRRNPGHGTNVAGTDPNLNQEAEPGVEEGPADSGSQGSEYSKYSEKSTLEKELSNLEGKYKVMETLRDSQETELQTLKMKLVVQESTLARLQVTLRDTEEEVRSLRDTVVQQKDELHAGEMERRQLHNSIQELKGNIRVFCRVRPLVEGGLSKHIQLLTSDNKAITLAKTEESHTGKTAETQKNYSFSFDRVFGPQALQQEVFEEISLLVQSALDGYNVCCFAYGQTGSGKTYTMEGDEYDECRGVIPRAVKQIFRAAEKLGAQGWEFSFTASFVEIYNETLRDLLYTGTASKRPEHEIRKTTNNEMTITNLTYEKVCNEDQVLGLIMLANQNRSTAQTAQNDRSSRSHSVFQLDIEGVNVGRDVKCKSTLCLVDLAGSERMLKSQSQGDRFKEMTAINGSLSNLGMVISALANKESYVPYRNSKLTYLLQGCLGGNSKTLMFVNIAPEPDSFGETLNSLRFASKVSASMVVVNHDMNCVIGTASANKK, encoded by the exons ATGGAAATACAAGAACCCAACATCCAGgcaatattc AGAATGTTGCCCTTGCTAAAATCTTGCGATTACACAGGCATAGTTATTTCTGACCACAGCCCTGTCTCCATGAAACTTAATTTCACAGATAATATACCATCAAGACGTGTATGGAGGCTAAACCCTAGCCTACTGGCAGATAAAGAGTTTGAGTCTTTTATGTCAAAGCAAATAGACTTCTTCCTTGAGATTAATCAGACACCAGACATAAGTAAACACACCCTCTGGGAGGCAATGAAGGCCTTTTTACGGGGCCAGATAATTTCATATAACGctaatgtgaataaaaaaagagtggAAAGGACCAATCAACTCATCTCCAGAATAAATGCTGTAGATAGAGAACACTCTCAGAATCCCCATACCAACCTCTACATGGAACGAGTGGCATTACAAACAGAACTTGATATATTAACTACAGGGTCAGAAGAGGAGCTGTATctaaaatccaggcagagggaaTACGAATATGGAGAGAGAGCCAGTAAATTACTCAGCCACCAGTTAAGACAAGCTACTGAAGCTGGATATATAGCAGAGATAGAAACCCCTCATGGTATAACCACGAATCAATTGGATATTAATAATCAATTTAAGAAATTTTATGTGGATTTATATACGTCAGAGTCTTGTGGTGGAGCAGAGACAGAAACTTTTCTTAACAATCTAGAATTATCTCCAATtagtgaaaaggaaaaaaaaaatcttgaacaGCCTATATCAGCTAGGGAAATTGAGCTTGCAATTATAGGAATGAAAAGTGGAAAAGCCCCCGGACCTGATGGGTTTCCCattgatttttataaaaaatttgCACTTAAACTGGTCCCCATTTTGAGAGATGTGTTTGCAGAAGTACTTGAAAAGAAGTTATTACCACCCACCATGACACAAGCCataatttcagttttacatAAAAAAGACAAGGATCGTTTGAAATGTGACTCATATCGGCCTATAAGTTTGCTCTCAAATGACTATAAGATCTTAACTAAAGCCCTTGCATTACGACTTGACTCCGTCATTCACTCTATAATTCATCCCGACCAGTCAGGGTTTATCTCCGGGCGACAACTTTCTGGTAATTTACGTAGACTCTTTAACATACTCTACTCCCCTAATGGACCGCCCTTACCAGAGGTGCTAATCTCCCTCGACGCCCACAAAGCTTTTGATCGCATTGAATATGAATATCTCTTTGCAGTTTTGAAAAAGTTTGGTTTTGGTCCCACTTTCTGCTCTTGGATCAGGGTCATATATACCTCTCCAAAAGCGTGTATCCGAACTAACAAGATTATATCAGACTATTTTCCTCTTTACAGAGGTACTAGACAGGGCTGTCCGTTGTCCCCACTCTTGTTTAATATAGCCATAGAGCCCTTAGCCTTAGCAATAAGACAAGAGGTAAACTTGATGGGGATAAACAGGGGTGGCCACACCCATAAAGTATCATTATATGCGGATGATCTTATTCTTTATATCTCCGAACCCGAGACATCAATCCCTAAAGCCCTGGACATTATATTCAAATTTgggaaaatatcag CAACCACCGGCGATCACGCTGACGATGATCTGAAGCGGAGAAATCCGGGTCACGGCACCAATGTAGCCGGAACG GATCCAAACCTGAACCAGGAGGCTGAGCCAGGAGTGGAGGAGGGTCCAGCTGATTCTGGCTCCCAGGGCtctg aatacagtaaatacagcgAGAAGAGCACTCTTGAAAAGGAGCTCTCCAACTTAGAGGGCAAATACAAGGTCATGGAGACTCTCCGGGACAGCCAAGAGACGGAGCTCCAAACTCTCAAG ATGAAGCTTGTCGTACAGGAGTCAACTCTGGCCCGCCTGCAGGTGACCCTCAGAGACACCGAGGAAGAGGTCCGCTCTCTCAGGGACACTGTGGTCCAGCAGAAGGATGAGCTGCATGCCGGGGAGATGGAGCGCAGACAGCTCCACAATTCCATCCAGGAGCTCAAG GGCAATATCAGGGTCTTTTGCAGAGTGCGCCCCCTGGTGGAGGGAGGCCTCAGCAAGCACATTCAGCTCCTGACCAGCGACAACAAGGCGATCACACTGGCCAAAACAGAAGAG TCCCACACAGGCAAAACTGCTGAGACTCAGAAGAATTACAGCTTCAGTTTTGACCGGGTGTTTGGCCCCCAGGCTTTACAACAAGAG GTCTTCGAAGAGATCTCGCTGCTGGTGCAGTCGGCATTGGACGGCTACAACGTCTGCTGCTTTGCTTATGGCCAGACAGGAAGCGGAAAGACGTACACCATGGAGGGAGACGAGTATGATGAGTGCAGAGGTGTAATTCCCAGAGCCGTGAAGCAAATcttcagagcagcagagaaacTGGGAGCACAAGGCTGGGAG ttctCCTTCACAGCGAGCTTTGTAGAAATTTACAATGAGACCCTGCGAGACCTCCTGTACACTGGCACGGCCAGCAAGAGGCCCGAGCATGAGATCCGCAAGACCACCAATAACGAGATGACGATCACCAACCTCACATACGAGAAGGTCTGCAACGAGGATCAG GTTCTCGGCCTGATCATGTTGGCGAATCAGAATCGCTCTACAGCCCAGACGGCCCAGAATGACCGCTCCTCTCGCTCCCATTCAGTGTTCCAGCTGGACATCGAGGGAGTGAATGTTGGCAGGGATGTCAAATGCAAGT cCACTCTGTGCCTGGTGGACTTGGCCGGCAGTGAGCGCATGCTGAAGAGTCAGTCTCAGGGTGACCGCTTTAAGGAGATGACTGCCATCAACGGCTCCCTCTCCAACCTGGGCATGGTCATCTCCGCACTGGCCAACAAG GAGAGCTATGTTCCCTACAGAAACTCTAAGCTGACCTACCTGCTTCAGGGATGCTTGGGAGGAAATAGCAAAAC GCTGATGTTTGTGAACATCGCCCCAGAGCCAGACAGCTTTGGGGAAACCCTAAACTCTTTGAGGTTTGCCAGCAAGGTCAGTGCATCTATGGTTGTGGTTAATCATGACATGA ACTGTGTCATTGGTACTGCAAGCGCCAACAAGAAATAG